One genomic window of Luteitalea pratensis includes the following:
- a CDS encoding FAD-binding oxidoreductase: MSSNRPYGDVNEAFLDILRDVVGSEHVRTDEEARTTYGADALKKGHPADVVVWPGSTEEVAGVLRACSSYRVPVVPRGAGTGYTGGAVPSFGGVVLSLQRLDKILEIDERNLLAVAECHVVTGDLQKAVEAVGLFYPPDPASLSTSTIGGNVAECAGGPRAFKYGVTKRYVLGLEAVLPSGEIIHTGGKSVKNVVGYDLTQLLVGSEGTLAVITKVIVRLVPLPPTQVTLRATFTTIRAAVDAVVDLVRARVVPSALELIDGDSLDAVATSLETRALAPAGTGALLLLEVDGLAEAVEEEGRRVEQACRDAGATEVLVARDQATREELWRVRRALSLSLKVLAPLKINHDVVVPKGRVPELFDLIARLRATSPGVRIPSFGHVGDGNIHVNLMLDPADPVAVASARAAERALFEGVVALEGSISGEHGIGFSKLPFVPLELSWIEISLQRRIKAAFDPLNILNPGKMFPE, from the coding sequence ATGTCCAGCAACCGTCCGTATGGCGACGTGAACGAGGCCTTCCTCGACATCCTGCGCGACGTCGTCGGCAGTGAGCACGTACGCACCGACGAGGAGGCACGCACCACCTATGGCGCGGATGCATTGAAGAAGGGACATCCGGCCGACGTGGTGGTGTGGCCGGGCTCGACCGAGGAGGTGGCGGGCGTGCTGCGCGCCTGTTCGTCGTACCGGGTTCCGGTCGTGCCGCGCGGTGCAGGCACGGGGTATACGGGCGGGGCCGTGCCCTCGTTCGGTGGCGTGGTCCTTTCGCTGCAACGCCTCGACAAGATCCTCGAGATCGACGAGCGCAACCTGCTCGCCGTGGCCGAGTGCCATGTCGTCACCGGCGACCTGCAGAAGGCGGTCGAGGCCGTGGGCCTGTTCTATCCACCCGACCCGGCGAGTCTCTCGACGTCGACCATCGGCGGCAATGTGGCCGAGTGCGCCGGCGGGCCACGTGCCTTCAAGTACGGTGTCACCAAGCGCTACGTCCTCGGGCTCGAGGCCGTGCTGCCGTCCGGGGAAATCATCCACACTGGCGGCAAGAGCGTGAAGAACGTGGTCGGCTACGACCTCACGCAATTGCTGGTCGGGTCGGAAGGGACGCTGGCGGTGATCACGAAGGTGATCGTGCGACTGGTGCCGCTGCCGCCGACGCAGGTCACGCTGCGCGCGACCTTCACGACGATCCGCGCGGCGGTGGACGCGGTGGTCGACCTGGTTCGCGCCAGGGTCGTGCCGTCGGCGCTCGAGTTGATCGACGGCGATTCGCTGGATGCCGTGGCCACCAGTCTCGAGACGCGGGCGCTGGCGCCAGCGGGCACCGGCGCCCTGCTGCTGCTCGAGGTGGACGGGCTCGCCGAGGCGGTGGAGGAAGAAGGGCGGCGAGTCGAACAGGCCTGCCGCGACGCCGGAGCGACCGAGGTGCTGGTCGCGCGCGACCAGGCGACGCGCGAAGAACTGTGGCGCGTCAGGCGGGCCCTGTCACTGTCGCTGAAGGTGCTGGCGCCGCTGAAGATCAATCACGACGTGGTCGTACCGAAGGGCCGTGTCCCGGAACTGTTCGACCTGATCGCGCGGCTGCGGGCGACGTCGCCTGGGGTCCGCATTCCAAGCTTCGGGCACGTCGGCGACGGCAACATCCACGTCAACCTCATGCTCGACCCGGCCGATCCGGTGGCCGTCGCTTCGGCCCGGGCCGCGGAGCGCGCGCTGTTTGAGGGCGTCGTCGCCCTGGAAGGGTCGATCAGCGGCGAGCACGGCATCGGCTTCTCGAAATTGCCGTTCGTGCCGCTCGAACTGTCGTGGATCGAGATCAGTCTCCAGCGCCGCATCAAGGCCGCCTTCGATCCGCTGAACATCCTCAATCCGGGGAAGATGTTTCCCGAATAA
- a CDS encoding pyridoxal phosphate-dependent aminotransferase — protein MLAARTTRISSSPTMKGLIAAERLRAAGVNVVDLSAGEPDFPTPEHVKDAAHAAIAANYTKYTPNSGSTEIKQAIVGRYRADYGVEYDVSEVIVCAGGKQALLNGALVVFDPGDEVITHTPGWPTLVEQIKLADASPVIVRTSPEDGFAVRAQPFLDAITPRTKAIVINSPANPTGALMTEAEMIRLADVAAPRGIWIILDLCYERLIYDPVAHNLPRVLGERMRDRTILAGSASKAYAMTGWRCGWLLATREVVAACNAIQSHCTSNVCSITQKAVVAALTGPQQCVTDMLDEYRRRRDLIQARVVQDPRFSCLTPAGAFYLFVDVSAFLSPERLRTSADFCQALLEQQHVVVTAGEAFDAPGFLRISYAASIETLAEAARRLHAFIADVDAGKYSARVTS, from the coding sequence ATGCTCGCCGCACGCACCACCCGCATCTCGTCCTCACCGACCATGAAGGGACTCATCGCCGCGGAGCGCCTCCGCGCGGCCGGCGTGAACGTGGTGGATCTCAGTGCGGGTGAGCCCGACTTCCCGACGCCCGAGCACGTCAAGGACGCGGCGCACGCCGCCATCGCGGCCAACTACACCAAGTACACCCCGAACTCCGGGTCGACCGAGATCAAGCAGGCGATTGTCGGACGCTACCGCGCCGACTACGGCGTCGAGTACGACGTGAGCGAGGTCATCGTCTGCGCCGGCGGCAAGCAGGCGCTGCTCAATGGCGCGTTGGTCGTGTTCGACCCCGGCGACGAGGTGATCACGCACACGCCCGGGTGGCCGACGCTCGTGGAGCAGATCAAGCTGGCCGATGCCTCGCCGGTCATCGTGCGGACGTCGCCCGAGGACGGCTTCGCGGTGCGGGCGCAGCCGTTTCTCGACGCGATCACGCCGCGGACCAAGGCCATCGTGATCAATTCGCCGGCCAACCCGACCGGTGCGTTGATGACCGAAGCGGAGATGATTCGGCTTGCCGACGTCGCGGCGCCGCGCGGCATCTGGATCATCCTCGACCTGTGCTATGAGAGGCTGATTTACGACCCTGTCGCCCACAACCTGCCGCGGGTGCTTGGCGAAAGGATGCGCGATCGGACGATCCTGGCCGGGTCGGCGTCCAAGGCCTACGCGATGACGGGCTGGCGCTGTGGCTGGCTCCTGGCCACAAGAGAAGTGGTGGCCGCGTGCAATGCGATCCAGAGCCACTGCACGAGCAACGTCTGCTCGATCACGCAGAAGGCGGTCGTGGCCGCGCTCACCGGGCCGCAGCAGTGCGTGACCGACATGCTCGACGAGTACCGTCGTCGACGGGACCTGATCCAGGCGCGCGTCGTCCAGGATCCACGGTTCTCGTGCCTCACGCCGGCGGGCGCGTTCTACCTGTTTGTCGACGTCTCGGCATTTCTGTCGCCGGAGCGACTGCGCACCAGCGCCGACTTCTGCCAGGCGTTGCTCGAGCAGCAGCATGTAGTCGTCACGGCCGGCGAGGCGTTCGACGCACCCGGCTTCTTGCGCATCTCCTACGCCGCCTCCATCGAGACGCTCGCGGAAGCGGCGCGCCGCCTGCACGCCTTCATCGCCGACGTGGATGCGGGGAAATACTCGGCACGCGTCACGTCGTAG
- the coaD gene encoding pantetheine-phosphate adenylyltransferase: MSEARVALVAGSFDPITNGHLDVIQRAHRLFGRVVVAVLVNPGKSPMLSLDERLAVIHDTVAGIAGIDVVAFEGLLVEAAVTHGATVVVRGLRSVTDYEHEWPMARMNARLLPGLETVYVSASAEWAHVSSSLVRQIHALGGAIDAFVPPAVLTHLGRRDQADGKT; the protein is encoded by the coding sequence GTGAGCGAAGCACGTGTCGCCCTCGTCGCCGGGTCGTTCGACCCGATCACGAACGGGCATCTCGACGTGATCCAGCGCGCCCACCGCCTGTTCGGACGCGTGGTTGTCGCCGTGCTCGTCAATCCGGGCAAGTCACCGATGCTGTCGCTCGACGAGCGGCTTGCCGTCATCCACGACACGGTCGCTGGCATTGCCGGCATCGACGTCGTTGCCTTCGAGGGTCTGCTGGTCGAGGCGGCAGTGACGCATGGCGCGACGGTCGTCGTGCGTGGACTGCGATCGGTGACCGACTACGAGCACGAGTGGCCGATGGCGAGGATGAATGCCAGGCTGTTGCCCGGTCTCGAAACGGTGTACGTCTCCGCCTCGGCGGAATGGGCGCACGTGAGCTCGAGCCTCGTGCGACAGATTCATGCGCTTGGTGGCGCGATCGATGCGTTCGTGCCGCCGGCCGTGCTCACGCACCTCGGACGCCGTGACCAGGCCGACGGCAAGACTTGA
- the rsmD gene encoding 16S rRNA (guanine(966)-N(2))-methyltransferase RsmD, with protein MRVIAGALKGRVLQTPAWEGLRPTSDRLRETLFNILAPRIEGVSFLDVCAGTGAVGIEALSRGAASVTFVEEDRRALALIEVNLGHCEVREGYTIERRNALARAAVFAGGPFDIVFLDPPYAQRSLEPWLHLGAAHLAPGGIVILEHASRLEAPAAADGLAVSRRLRQGDSALTFYAPGTAGPEA; from the coding sequence ATGCGCGTGATCGCGGGCGCGTTGAAGGGACGGGTGCTGCAGACGCCGGCGTGGGAGGGTCTCCGTCCGACGTCCGATCGGTTGCGCGAGACGCTCTTCAACATCCTGGCGCCACGCATCGAGGGCGTCAGTTTCCTCGACGTCTGCGCCGGCACCGGCGCCGTCGGCATCGAAGCGTTGAGCCGCGGTGCGGCGTCGGTCACCTTCGTCGAAGAAGACCGCCGCGCCCTGGCGCTGATCGAGGTCAACCTGGGACACTGCGAGGTACGCGAAGGCTATACTATCGAGCGTCGCAACGCGCTTGCGCGCGCGGCGGTGTTCGCTGGCGGACCCTTCGACATCGTGTTCCTCGATCCTCCGTACGCGCAGCGATCCCTCGAGCCCTGGCTCCACCTGGGGGCCGCCCATCTGGCGCCTGGCGGGATCGTCATCCTCGAGCACGCGTCGCGGCTCGAGGCGCCCGCAGCGGCCGATGGTCTCGCGGTGTCGCGTCGCCTGCGGCAGGGCGACAGCGCCCTGACCTTTTACGCTCCCGGCACAGCCGGACCGGAGGCCTGA
- the recG gene encoding ATP-dependent DNA helicase RecG: MTAADPLQAPLGDLTGVGPTRAAALASAGLRTLEDLLLRFPLRYEDRGHIVAIATLRPGTATIAGEVVDAQIKPTRRPRFTVFEVTVRDATGSARAVFFNQRFLAQVFRPGQQVVLHGKVEWTSLGPQFQSPQYEFVDLTSVDEGDSVHTGRIVPIYERIGPLTPKLQRDLVARALDRLPEVITDPLPIEVRRARGLPTRREALLDTHFPPEGTSVDTLNAFRTPAQVRLILEEFVLFQLALADQRARVVTTAKPHRVLVSDEIRTLARRVLPFVLTPGQKQALREIVEDLQRPTAMNRLLQGDVGAGKTIVALLAAIVAMANGLQVVLMAPTELLAEQHARTVASRLDGTPFRSVLLTGSQRSVARRDALAAIASGQAQLVVGTHAVLEDPALFNRLGLVIIDEQHRFGVGQRARLRGKGRLPDVLVMTATPIPRTLALTAYGDLDVSVIRDLPPGRQPVRTTARPEERRNEAYAFVREQVAEGRQAYVVLPIIEDSDKIDVRAAVSMEEALRDGALAGLRIGLLHGKLKAAEKQTVMQAFVAHDVDVLVSTTVIEVGVDVPNASVMVVEHAERFGLAQLHQLRGRVGRGAAQSYCVLLFDRPLSEEARERLKAMTDTTDGFVIAERDLAIRGPGDMFGTRQAGLPTLRIGDLARDQDLMADAHEIARGLVAEVPDDALPRRLARAAWAGRFNLAQVG, translated from the coding sequence GTGACCGCGGCCGATCCGCTCCAGGCCCCGCTCGGCGATCTGACCGGCGTCGGGCCGACTCGCGCCGCCGCGCTGGCGTCGGCGGGGCTGCGCACGCTCGAGGACCTGCTGCTCCGGTTCCCGCTCCGCTATGAAGATCGTGGGCACATCGTCGCCATCGCCACGCTGCGACCGGGCACGGCCACGATCGCAGGCGAAGTCGTCGACGCTCAGATCAAGCCCACGCGTCGTCCCCGCTTCACGGTCTTCGAGGTGACGGTACGCGATGCCACCGGCTCGGCGCGCGCCGTCTTCTTCAACCAGCGCTTCCTCGCGCAGGTCTTCCGGCCCGGCCAGCAGGTGGTGCTGCACGGCAAGGTCGAGTGGACGAGCCTCGGTCCGCAGTTCCAGTCGCCGCAGTATGAATTCGTCGACCTCACCAGCGTCGACGAGGGCGACAGTGTCCACACCGGCCGCATCGTCCCGATCTACGAGCGCATCGGCCCACTGACGCCGAAGCTGCAGCGTGATCTCGTCGCCCGCGCGCTCGATCGCCTGCCCGAGGTGATTACCGATCCGCTACCCATCGAGGTGCGCCGTGCACGCGGCCTGCCTACGCGCCGCGAGGCGCTGCTCGATACGCACTTTCCCCCCGAGGGCACGAGCGTGGACACGCTGAATGCGTTCCGTACGCCGGCACAAGTGCGGCTGATCCTCGAGGAGTTCGTGCTGTTCCAGCTCGCGCTCGCCGACCAGCGGGCGCGCGTTGTCACCACCGCGAAGCCGCATCGCGTGCTCGTCTCGGACGAAATCCGGACGCTGGCCCGGCGCGTGCTGCCGTTCGTGCTGACGCCCGGCCAGAAGCAGGCGCTGCGTGAGATCGTCGAGGACCTGCAACGCCCGACGGCGATGAATCGCCTCCTGCAGGGCGACGTCGGCGCCGGCAAGACCATCGTCGCGTTGCTCGCCGCGATCGTGGCGATGGCCAACGGCCTGCAGGTCGTGCTGATGGCCCCGACCGAACTCCTCGCCGAGCAGCACGCGCGTACCGTGGCCTCGCGGCTGGACGGCACGCCCTTTCGTTCGGTCCTGCTTACGGGCAGCCAGCGCAGCGTCGCGCGTCGCGACGCGCTCGCCGCGATTGCGTCGGGACAGGCGCAACTGGTCGTCGGCACGCATGCCGTTCTCGAGGACCCCGCGCTCTTCAATCGTCTCGGCCTCGTGATCATCGACGAACAGCACCGCTTCGGCGTCGGTCAGCGTGCCCGATTGCGGGGCAAGGGCCGGCTTCCCGACGTTCTGGTCATGACGGCCACGCCGATTCCCCGCACACTGGCACTGACGGCGTACGGCGACCTGGACGTCTCCGTGATTCGCGACCTGCCGCCGGGGCGTCAGCCGGTGCGCACCACCGCCCGTCCCGAGGAGCGTCGAAACGAGGCCTATGCGTTCGTGCGCGAGCAGGTCGCCGAAGGCCGGCAGGCCTACGTCGTGCTGCCGATCATCGAGGACAGCGACAAGATCGACGTGCGTGCCGCCGTCAGCATGGAAGAGGCCTTGCGTGACGGGGCCCTGGCCGGACTGCGTATCGGCCTGCTGCACGGCAAGCTGAAGGCCGCCGAGAAGCAGACGGTGATGCAGGCATTCGTCGCGCACGACGTCGACGTGCTCGTCAGCACCACGGTGATCGAAGTCGGCGTCGATGTCCCGAACGCGAGCGTCATGGTGGTCGAGCACGCCGAGCGATTCGGCCTGGCGCAACTGCATCAACTGCGCGGGCGGGTGGGACGAGGCGCCGCGCAGAGTTATTGCGTGCTGCTGTTTGACCGGCCTCTGAGCGAGGAGGCCCGCGAGCGCCTCAAGGCGATGACCGACACGACCGACGGCTTCGTGATCGCGGAGCGCGACCTGGCGATCCGTGGCCCTGGCGACATGTTCGGGACGCGACAGGCGGGGCTGCCGACGTTGCGCATCGGCGACCTCGCCCGGGACCAGGATCTGATGGCGGACGCGCACGAGATCGCGCGCGGTCTCGTCGCCGAGGTACCCGACGATGCGTTGCCTCGCCGCCTGGCGCGGGCGGCATGGGCTGGCCGGTTCAACCTGGCGCAGGTCGGCTGA
- the lexA gene encoding transcriptional repressor LexA, with translation MQPLTKRQREILDYLNDFIQQHGYAPSLEEVGRRFGLSSLATVHKHLTNLQDKGFIKRAWNRSRSVELIPARIGGRALELPLLGYVAAGRPIEAITSTETITVPEALVGKRDTYVLRVKGDSMIDEQIRDGDFVIVEDRKTAANGEMVIALLAGSDVTLKKFYKEQDQVRLQPANPTMAPIVVAAADVQVQGVVIGVMRRY, from the coding sequence GTGCAGCCGCTCACCAAACGTCAGCGCGAAATCCTCGACTACCTCAACGACTTCATCCAGCAGCACGGGTACGCCCCGAGCCTCGAGGAAGTCGGCCGGCGCTTCGGGCTGTCGTCGCTGGCCACCGTGCACAAGCACCTCACCAACCTGCAGGACAAGGGTTTCATCAAGCGCGCCTGGAACCGGAGTCGCTCGGTCGAGCTCATCCCCGCACGTATCGGCGGACGTGCGCTCGAATTGCCGCTGCTCGGGTACGTCGCGGCGGGGCGGCCGATCGAGGCCATCACCAGTACCGAGACCATCACCGTCCCCGAAGCGCTGGTCGGCAAGCGCGACACCTACGTCCTGCGCGTCAAGGGCGACTCGATGATTGACGAACAGATCCGCGACGGCGACTTCGTCATCGTCGAGGATCGGAAGACCGCCGCCAATGGCGAGATGGTGATCGCGTTGCTGGCCGGGTCCGACGTCACCTTGAAGAAGTTCTACAAGGAGCAGGACCAGGTGCGGCTGCAGCCCGCCAATCCGACGATGGCGCCGATCGTGGTGGCGGCGGCCGACGTGCAGGTGCAGGGAGTGGTGATCGGCGTGATGCGGCGATACTGA
- a CDS encoding DUF3467 domain-containing protein yields the protein MSQPPESRQINFTIVPADTPDVPRVYANFCAVANTPFDFTLTFCEVQPLSPQDVQAAERDHAVPAPVKAKIVVPVPFIPTMIAALQEHMRAFTESQKQGAPGWSGEPVH from the coding sequence ATGAGCCAGCCTCCCGAGTCCCGCCAGATCAACTTCACGATCGTGCCGGCCGACACGCCCGACGTCCCGCGCGTCTACGCGAACTTCTGCGCGGTGGCCAACACGCCGTTCGACTTCACGTTGACGTTCTGCGAGGTGCAACCGTTGTCGCCCCAGGACGTCCAGGCCGCCGAACGCGACCATGCCGTGCCCGCTCCGGTGAAGGCGAAGATCGTCGTGCCCGTGCCGTTCATCCCGACGATGATCGCGGCGCTTCAGGAACACATGCGCGCCTTCACGGAGTCGCAGAAGCAGGGTGCCCCCGGCTGGTCGGGCGAACCGGTCCACTAG
- a CDS encoding DNA polymerase Y family protein, which yields MATLLTLVLPDFVVDVERRWEGLAPTHPLIVGGAADGPGQVVAACRVARAAGVRPGISLREGALLVPHARFVPGILDRYAEAASQLDELVRRWCAEVDWVAIDRAVVAASAVKSGSLAAAADAMQRAIRDELGLGSAAGLADTEVAASVAAALVAPSGLLQVLPGYDERFLAPLDLCWLPPLSAAARERLAERGVTTIGALAAMAGHEAEAAIGAGWATAWRSARAEAPRALAGTALPRTLTRVLPLTHQVSSEDVQLAAEHLADQLSQGLAQIGAFAHALTVRVMGVDQRFRGRGFTLRESTRQRADLAPVARTLAARLWKFGDPPVRVSVVASGLTADGPQLSLFGVPSHDQSSSRRLEGLRTARNFRALARGSLARRPRAS from the coding sequence GTGGCCACGCTCCTCACCCTCGTCCTGCCGGATTTCGTCGTCGACGTCGAACGACGTTGGGAAGGCCTGGCGCCGACACATCCGTTGATCGTCGGCGGCGCCGCCGACGGCCCGGGCCAGGTCGTCGCGGCCTGCCGGGTGGCGCGTGCCGCAGGCGTACGGCCGGGCATCAGCTTGCGGGAGGGGGCGCTACTGGTTCCGCACGCCCGTTTCGTGCCGGGCATCCTGGACCGGTATGCCGAGGCCGCGTCGCAACTGGACGAACTGGTGCGGCGCTGGTGCGCGGAAGTGGACTGGGTGGCCATCGACCGCGCGGTCGTTGCCGCGAGCGCGGTGAAGTCGGGCTCGCTGGCCGCGGCTGCCGACGCCATGCAGCGCGCCATCCGCGACGAACTGGGGCTTGGCTCGGCGGCCGGGTTGGCCGACACGGAGGTGGCTGCGAGCGTCGCCGCCGCGCTGGTCGCGCCGTCGGGCCTGCTCCAGGTACTGCCGGGCTACGACGAACGCTTCCTCGCGCCGCTCGACCTCTGCTGGCTGCCCCCGCTCTCTGCCGCCGCGCGCGAGCGCCTTGCCGAACGAGGCGTCACCACGATTGGCGCCCTCGCAGCGATGGCTGGGCACGAGGCCGAAGCCGCGATCGGTGCGGGCTGGGCGACCGCGTGGCGTTCGGCGCGGGCCGAGGCACCGCGTGCGCTGGCCGGAACCGCACTACCGCGGACGCTGACGCGGGTGCTGCCCCTCACCCACCAGGTCAGTTCCGAGGATGTGCAGTTGGCCGCCGAGCACCTGGCGGACCAGTTGTCGCAGGGGCTCGCGCAGATTGGCGCGTTCGCACACGCACTGACCGTACGCGTCATGGGCGTAGACCAGCGCTTCCGCGGTCGCGGTTTCACGCTGCGCGAGTCCACGCGCCAGCGCGCCGACCTCGCCCCGGTGGCCCGTACGCTGGCCGCGCGTCTGTGGAAGTTCGGTGATCCACCGGTGCGCGTGAGCGTGGTAGCCAGTGGCCTGACCGCGGATGGGCCGCAGCTCAGCCTGTTCGGAGTGCCGAGCCACGACCAGTCATCGTCGCGCCGCCTGGAGGGACTGCGTACGGCGCGCAACTTCCGCGCCCTCGCCAGGGGGTCGCTGGCGCGCCGGCCCCGGGCGAGTTGA
- a CDS encoding gluconate 2-dehydrogenase subunit 3 family protein gives MKEGRTLPVIQPAPDAGLSRRAALQSLAAGLGASIAVPGLAEASDHPVHKHVAAVAEQTRKPGAAGKPAPAYKPTTLDAHQFATVVVLSELIVPGAKASGSPEFLDKLLTVESAETRRRFISALGAFEGAALKSKQKPFKDLTEADQIALLTEASTGQPSRSPVFWKKGDPIPVPAPAAGPMTLRDHFDHIKGWVSGIYFASEPGLKELGYTGNVFHEKYPDCEHDGKHA, from the coding sequence ATGAAGGAAGGTCGCACGCTGCCCGTCATCCAACCCGCGCCTGACGCAGGGCTGTCGCGGCGCGCCGCGCTGCAGTCGCTGGCCGCGGGTCTCGGCGCATCGATAGCGGTGCCCGGCCTTGCCGAGGCCAGCGATCACCCCGTCCACAAGCACGTCGCTGCCGTCGCCGAGCAGACCAGGAAGCCCGGGGCCGCCGGCAAGCCGGCGCCCGCCTACAAGCCGACGACGTTGGACGCGCACCAGTTCGCAACCGTGGTCGTGCTCTCGGAGTTGATCGTTCCCGGGGCGAAGGCGTCCGGCTCGCCGGAGTTCCTCGACAAGCTGCTCACGGTGGAGTCAGCCGAAACCCGGCGCCGGTTCATCTCCGCGCTCGGTGCCTTCGAAGGTGCGGCCCTCAAGTCGAAGCAGAAGCCGTTCAAGGACCTCACCGAGGCCGACCAGATCGCCTTGCTCACCGAGGCGTCGACCGGGCAGCCGAGCCGGTCGCCCGTGTTCTGGAAGAAGGGTGATCCCATCCCGGTGCCGGCGCCGGCGGCCGGCCCGATGACCCTGCGCGACCACTTCGACCACATCAAGGGGTGGGTGTCGGGGATCTACTTCGCGTCCGAGCCCGGGCTCAAGGAACTCGGATACACGGGCAACGTGTTCCACGAGAAGTATCCCGACTGCGAGCACGACGGAAAGCACGCATAG
- a CDS encoding GMC oxidoreductase, with amino-acid sequence MAQASRDQAGQTFDVIVVGSGASGGWAAKRLSEAGINVVLLDAGRALTDADYKEHAPAYTLEYRNRADDRIRETRARQKDCYACTEYNYEWFVNDNEEPYTTAQGKPFSWQGRTRIIGGRTNIWGRQSYRFSDNDFKAASSDGHGIDWPIAYKDLESYYDMVEEYVGISGMPEQDPMLPDSKFHPPMGLNCAEHHVRNVIRKSFNRTLTIGRAANITRPINGRAPCHYCGPCERGCATHSYFNSAFTTVADAIKTGKCTLIQNAMVYQVLMDASGKKARGVSYIDRNTRQLKEVNARVVILAAQALESSRILLNSREGGLANSSGVLGKYLMDHTWVAGGASGEFPDYAQKPSVNGPNRPNGTYVIRFRNRPGEPKHKDFLRGYGYQGGGASNFNYGVSGFGRDYKEAVANSSVTQFAFSGFGEVLPYEDNQVSIDPNVVDTFGIPVLRISMAWKENEQKMIPDMGYAAAEMLEAAGARNIRPFFFLDRVPGYGIHEMGVARMGADPKNSVLNQFQQTHDIGNLLVTDASGFVSGGCQNPTLTIMALTVRSCDHLMEQMKAGTI; translated from the coding sequence GTGGCGCAAGCCTCGCGTGATCAAGCGGGTCAGACGTTCGATGTGATCGTGGTCGGATCAGGCGCCTCGGGCGGTTGGGCCGCCAAACGGCTCTCGGAGGCGGGCATCAACGTCGTGCTGCTCGATGCCGGCCGGGCGCTCACAGATGCCGACTACAAGGAGCACGCGCCGGCATACACGCTCGAGTACCGCAACCGCGCCGACGACCGCATCCGCGAAACCCGCGCCAGGCAGAAGGACTGCTACGCCTGCACCGAGTACAACTACGAGTGGTTCGTCAACGACAACGAGGAGCCCTATACCACCGCGCAGGGCAAGCCGTTCTCGTGGCAGGGACGCACCCGCATCATCGGCGGCCGCACGAACATCTGGGGACGCCAGAGCTATCGCTTCAGCGACAACGACTTCAAGGCCGCGAGCAGCGACGGCCATGGGATCGACTGGCCCATTGCCTACAAGGACCTCGAGTCGTACTACGACATGGTCGAGGAGTACGTCGGCATCTCGGGCATGCCCGAGCAGGACCCGATGCTGCCCGACAGCAAGTTCCACCCGCCGATGGGACTCAACTGCGCCGAGCACCACGTCCGCAACGTCATCAGGAAGAGCTTCAACCGGACGCTGACGATTGGCCGCGCCGCCAACATCACCAGGCCGATCAACGGCCGCGCGCCCTGCCACTATTGCGGCCCGTGCGAGCGCGGATGCGCGACGCATTCGTACTTCAACTCCGCGTTCACCACCGTTGCCGACGCCATCAAGACCGGCAAGTGCACCCTCATCCAGAACGCGATGGTGTACCAGGTCCTGATGGACGCTTCGGGCAAGAAGGCCCGCGGCGTCTCCTACATCGACCGGAACACGCGGCAGTTGAAGGAAGTCAACGCCCGCGTGGTGATCCTGGCGGCGCAGGCGCTCGAGTCGTCGCGGATCCTGTTGAACAGCCGCGAGGGTGGCCTGGCCAACAGCAGCGGTGTCCTCGGCAAGTACCTGATGGACCACACGTGGGTCGCCGGTGGCGCGAGCGGCGAGTTTCCCGATTACGCGCAGAAGCCGAGCGTGAACGGTCCGAACCGTCCGAATGGCACCTACGTCATCCGCTTCCGCAACCGTCCCGGCGAGCCGAAGCACAAGGACTTCCTGCGCGGCTACGGCTACCAGGGCGGCGGTGCGAGCAATTTCAACTACGGCGTGTCCGGCTTCGGCCGCGACTACAAGGAGGCGGTGGCCAACTCCAGCGTGACGCAGTTTGCCTTCTCCGGCTTCGGCGAGGTGCTGCCCTACGAGGACAACCAGGTGTCGATCGACCCGAACGTCGTCGACACGTTCGGGATCCCCGTGCTGCGCATTTCCATGGCGTGGAAGGAGAACGAGCAGAAGATGATCCCGGACATGGGCTACGCCGCGGCCGAGATGCTCGAGGCTGCCGGCGCCAGGAACATCCGTCCGTTCTTCTTCCTCGATCGCGTACCGGGCTACGGCATCCACGAGATGGGCGTCGCCCGGATGGGCGCCGACCCGAAGAACTCGGTCCTCAACCAGTTCCAGCAGACGCATGACATCGGTAACCTTCTGGTGACCGATGCGAGCGGCTTCGTGTCCGGCGGCTGCCAGAACCCGACGTTGACCATCATGGCGCTGACCGTGCGCTCCTGCGACCACCTGATGGAACAGATGAAGGCCGGGACGATCTAG
- a CDS encoding GMC oxidoreductase, giving the protein MRWHDNQLALRRDMALQAAEMLDALGGTRIQIRLNEQQAPGYGIHEVGTARMGPDAKSSVLNQFQQAHEVKNLFVTDGAGFPSIACQNPTLTIMALTVRSCDYILDEMKKGNL; this is encoded by the coding sequence ATGCGGTGGCACGACAACCAACTCGCCCTGCGCCGCGACATGGCCTTGCAGGCCGCAGAGATGCTCGACGCCCTGGGCGGCACGCGCATCCAAATCCGCCTCAACGAGCAGCAAGCGCCAGGCTATGGTATCCACGAAGTCGGCACGGCCCGCATGGGCCCGGACGCGAAGTCGTCGGTGCTCAATCAGTTCCAGCAGGCGCACGAGGTGAAGAACCTGTTTGTCACCGACGGCGCCGGCTTCCCGTCGATCGCCTGCCAGAACCCGACCCTGACGATCATGGCGCTGACCGTGCGGTCGTGCGACTACATACTCGACGAAATGAAAAAGGGGAACCTGTAA